A genomic region of Candidatus Pseudomonas phytovorans contains the following coding sequences:
- the rplP gene encoding 50S ribosomal protein L16, with translation MLQPKRTKFRKQMTGHNRGLALRGSKVSFGEFALKAVARGRLTARQIESARRALTRHVKRGGKIWIRVFPDKPISKKPLEVRMGKGKGSVEYWVAQIQPGKVLYEIEGVSEELAREAFALAAAKLPLATSFVKRTVM, from the coding sequence ATGTTGCAACCAAAGCGTACAAAATTCCGCAAGCAGATGACTGGCCACAACCGTGGTCTGGCACTGCGCGGTAGCAAAGTCAGCTTCGGCGAATTCGCCCTGAAGGCTGTTGCTCGTGGTCGCCTCACCGCTCGCCAGATCGAGTCCGCACGTCGTGCGTTGACCCGTCACGTTAAACGTGGCGGTAAGATCTGGATCCGTGTGTTCCCGGACAAGCCGATCTCCAAAAAGCCTCTTGAGGTTCGTATGGGTAAAGGTAAGGGCTCCGTGGAATACTGGGTTGCCCAGATTCAGCCAGGCAAAGTCCTGTATGAGATCGAGGGTGTTTCTGAAGAGCTGGCGCGCGAAGCTTTCGCCCTGGCTGCTGCAAAGCTGCCTCTCGCCACCTCCTTTGTTAAGCGGACGGTGATGTGA
- the rpsS gene encoding 30S ribosomal protein S19: MPRSLKKGPFIDLHLLKKVEVAVEKNDRKPVKTWSRRSMILPQMVGLTIAVHNGRLHVPVLVNEDMVGHKLGEFAGTRTYRGHVADKKAKR, from the coding sequence GTGCCACGTTCTCTGAAAAAAGGTCCTTTTATCGATCTTCACCTGTTGAAGAAGGTCGAAGTGGCGGTGGAGAAGAATGATCGCAAGCCAGTTAAAACCTGGTCGCGTCGTTCGATGATCCTGCCACAAATGGTCGGTCTGACCATCGCGGTTCACAACGGTCGCCTGCATGTTCCAGTTCTCGTGAACGAAGACATGGTCGGCCATAAACTGGGCGAGTTCGCCGGTACCCGCACTTATCGCGGGCACGTGGCTGACAAGAAAGCCAAGCGTTAA
- the rplV gene encoding 50S ribosomal protein L22, whose protein sequence is MEVAAKLSGARISAQKARLVADQIRGKKVGEALNLLAFSSKKAAEIMKKVLESAVANAEHNEGADVDDLKVSTVFVNEGRSLKRIMPRAKGRADRIVKRSCHITVKVADK, encoded by the coding sequence ATGGAAGTAGCCGCTAAGTTGTCGGGCGCTCGAATCTCCGCCCAGAAAGCCCGCTTGGTCGCCGACCAGATCCGCGGGAAGAAGGTGGGCGAAGCGCTCAACCTGTTGGCTTTCAGCAGCAAAAAAGCCGCTGAAATCATGAAGAAAGTCCTCGAGTCGGCCGTAGCCAACGCCGAACACAACGAAGGCGCAGACGTTGATGACCTGAAGGTCTCCACCGTTTTCGTCAACGAAGGGCGTTCGCTGAAGCGCATCATGCCGCGTGCCAAAGGCCGCGCAGATCGCATCGTCAAGCGGTCTTGCCATATCACTGTCAAGGTTGCTGACAAGTAA
- the rpsC gene encoding 30S ribosomal protein S3: MGQKVHPTGIRLGIVKEHTSVWYADGATYADYLLKDLQTREYLQDKLKSASVSRIDIHRPAQTARITIHTARPGIVIGKKGEDVEKLRQDLTKKMGVPVHINIEEIRKPELDAMLVAQSVAQQLERRVMFRRAMKRAVQNAMRIGAKGIKIQVSGRLGGAEIARTEWYREGRVPLHTLRADIDYNTYEAHTTYGVIGVKVWIFKGEVIGGRQEELKPQAPAPRKKAAK; encoded by the coding sequence ATGGGTCAGAAAGTACATCCCACTGGCATTCGCCTGGGAATCGTCAAGGAGCACACTTCCGTCTGGTACGCAGACGGCGCGACTTATGCAGACTACCTGTTGAAGGATCTGCAAACGCGTGAGTACCTCCAAGACAAACTAAAAAGCGCGTCCGTAAGCCGTATCGATATCCATCGTCCGGCCCAAACTGCACGCATCACCATCCACACCGCTCGTCCAGGTATTGTTATCGGGAAGAAAGGTGAGGACGTTGAGAAACTGCGTCAGGACCTGACCAAAAAGATGGGTGTGCCTGTGCACATCAACATCGAAGAGATCCGCAAGCCGGAACTCGACGCCATGCTGGTTGCGCAAAGCGTAGCTCAGCAGCTGGAACGCCGCGTAATGTTCCGTCGCGCCATGAAGCGCGCCGTGCAGAACGCCATGCGTATTGGTGCCAAGGGCATCAAGATCCAGGTGAGCGGTCGTCTCGGCGGCGCCGAGATTGCTCGTACCGAGTGGTATCGCGAAGGTCGTGTGCCCCTGCACACCCTGCGTGCTGATATCGACTACAACACCTACGAAGCTCACACCACTTACGGTGTGATCGGTGTGAAGGTTTGGATCTTCAAAGGCGAAGTTATTGGTGGTCGCCAAGAAGAACTGAAACCACAAGCACCAGCGCCTCGTAAAAAAGCTGCTAAGTAA